A genomic region of Nymphaea colorata isolate Beijing-Zhang1983 chromosome 2, ASM883128v2, whole genome shotgun sequence contains the following coding sequences:
- the LOC116249238 gene encoding NEP1-interacting protein-like 1 isoform X2 gives MDGDVTASYHYVLARFGQGKKEGYHLGCPVSGLSCVAEMENSSMSASSSVVGEEMVEDGHGRNLSALLRRTIYAIFTCLFVTVGFMLGALIIILEGKSENVGFLHGVGVGALSGAIISMEILDSSLAFLNSHPSRSRATLFLVVNELDDVLDIFETETHPCGMSSISLEQLGRMKFDAAEKDGDTNSTCAICLQAFQQEEIIRRLPLCKHIFHLPCIDTWLSRHNSCPLCRQQFGEHL, from the exons ATGGATGGAGATGTCACGGCATCATACCATTATGTTCTAGCTAGATTTGGACAAGGGAAGAAGGAAG GCTATCATTTGGGCTGCCCTGTCTCTGGACTAAGCTGTGTAGCAGAAATGGAGAATTCCTCTATGTCAGCTTCTTCTTCGGTTGTTGGGGAGGAGATGGTCGAGGATGGCCATGGTCGGAATCTATCTGCCCTTCTTAGGAGGACCATCTACGCCATCTTCACTTGCCTATTCGTAACAG TGGGCTTCATGCTGGGGGCTTTAATCATCATCTTGGAAGGCAAAAGCGAGAATGTGGGCTTCCTCCATGGTGTTGGCGTTGGAGCACTATCTGGTGCCATAATTTCAATGGAGATACTGGACTCTTCTCTTGCTTTCCTTAACTCTCATCCATCAAGAAGCAGGGCCACGCTCTTCCTAGTG GTGAATGAGCTGGATGATGTCCTAGACATATTCGAAACCGAAACACATCCGTGTGGCATGTCTTCTATTTCTCTTGAACAGCTTGGAAGAATGAAATTTGATGCAGCAGAAAAGGATGGTGATACCAATTCAACCTGTGCTATATGTTTACAG GCCTTTCAACAGGAAGAAATCATACGGAGATTGCCTCTTTGTAAACACATCTTTCATCTTCCTTGTATTGATACTTGGCTCTCAAGGCATAACTCGTGCCCTCTTTGTAGGCAACAATTTGGTGAACATTTGTAA
- the LOC116249238 gene encoding NEP1-interacting protein-like 1 isoform X1 has product MDGDVTASYHYVLARFGQGKKEGYHLGCPVSGLSCVAEMENSSMSASSSVVGEEMVEDGHGRNLSALLRRTIYAIFTCLFVTVGFMLGALIIILEGKSENVGFLHGVGVGALSGAIISMEILDSSLAFLNSHPSRSRATLFLVIKFSCRCASRKFIQERVVQAIYAALPRQVNELDDVLDIFETETHPCGMSSISLEQLGRMKFDAAEKDGDTNSTCAICLQAFQQEEIIRRLPLCKHIFHLPCIDTWLSRHNSCPLCRQQFGEHL; this is encoded by the exons ATGGATGGAGATGTCACGGCATCATACCATTATGTTCTAGCTAGATTTGGACAAGGGAAGAAGGAAG GCTATCATTTGGGCTGCCCTGTCTCTGGACTAAGCTGTGTAGCAGAAATGGAGAATTCCTCTATGTCAGCTTCTTCTTCGGTTGTTGGGGAGGAGATGGTCGAGGATGGCCATGGTCGGAATCTATCTGCCCTTCTTAGGAGGACCATCTACGCCATCTTCACTTGCCTATTCGTAACAG TGGGCTTCATGCTGGGGGCTTTAATCATCATCTTGGAAGGCAAAAGCGAGAATGTGGGCTTCCTCCATGGTGTTGGCGTTGGAGCACTATCTGGTGCCATAATTTCAATGGAGATACTGGACTCTTCTCTTGCTTTCCTTAACTCTCATCCATCAAGAAGCAGGGCCACGCTCTTCCTAGTG ATTAAGTTCTCATGCCGCTGCGCAAGCAGAAAATTCATTCAAGAGCGAGTTGTTCAAGCAATATATGCTGCATTACCGAGACAG GTGAATGAGCTGGATGATGTCCTAGACATATTCGAAACCGAAACACATCCGTGTGGCATGTCTTCTATTTCTCTTGAACAGCTTGGAAGAATGAAATTTGATGCAGCAGAAAAGGATGGTGATACCAATTCAACCTGTGCTATATGTTTACAG GCCTTTCAACAGGAAGAAATCATACGGAGATTGCCTCTTTGTAAACACATCTTTCATCTTCCTTGTATTGATACTTGGCTCTCAAGGCATAACTCGTGCCCTCTTTGTAGGCAACAATTTGGTGAACATTTGTAA